The following proteins are encoded in a genomic region of Streptomyces collinus Tu 365:
- a CDS encoding SpoIIE family protein phosphatase, translating into MTGSNDAGEALARVIGALGAGALLADERGLIVAVNAQGERLVGRPASDLVGRDAHDLLHRTSGGQAVPRDQCRMRRSVLGGRTEQGTEEWLRRADGTLLPVAWLATPYDPGVSAPATLVLFHPTTGRPGEQRQGGGRLTELERLALLAQTTTLLTSTLDIDEALRRLITLVVPRIADWAVIDLLSERDEVSRFAVAHAEGGSVAFREDLQGPMPPVPQASPMPLSRALRGVASSLAGPETYQGAPDSGIAVEQRRLFEATGMHAAVVVPLRSLHDVLGALTLGRADQPERFTAADIALLEDIARRASLALENARLYQRQRKVAETMQRHLLPKLPRTPGRSMTARYLPAPDASEVGGDWYDAFTLLDGATALAIGDVVGHDLDAAAGMAQLRNMLRAYALSQQRPPSKIVEWLDHATLDVAEVSMATLVFARMSEDGAGRCELSWTNAGHPPPLLVTKDGAARYLTDGHGILLGVTPEQVRPDATAELPPGATLLLYTDGLIESPGRVLDEGLERLRRHAASLAHRPLESFTDELLARARPRDNDDDVALLAVRYEPDAFV; encoded by the coding sequence ATGACGGGCTCGAACGATGCAGGGGAAGCACTCGCCAGAGTCATCGGCGCCCTCGGCGCCGGTGCGCTCCTGGCGGATGAGCGGGGTCTCATCGTCGCCGTCAACGCGCAGGGCGAGCGGCTCGTGGGCCGCCCCGCGTCGGACCTGGTCGGCCGGGACGCCCACGACCTGCTGCACCGCACCAGTGGCGGTCAGGCCGTGCCGAGGGACCAGTGCCGGATGCGGCGGAGCGTCCTCGGCGGGCGCACGGAGCAGGGCACGGAGGAGTGGCTGCGGCGCGCCGACGGCACGCTGCTGCCGGTGGCGTGGCTCGCCACCCCCTACGATCCGGGGGTCAGCGCACCGGCCACGCTCGTCCTCTTCCACCCCACGACCGGGCGGCCCGGCGAGCAGCGGCAGGGCGGCGGACGGCTCACGGAGCTGGAACGGCTCGCCCTGCTCGCCCAGACGACCACCCTGCTCACCTCCACCCTCGACATCGACGAGGCGCTGCGCCGGCTGATCACCCTCGTCGTGCCCCGCATCGCCGACTGGGCCGTCATCGACCTGCTCAGCGAACGGGACGAGGTGTCGCGCTTCGCCGTCGCTCATGCCGAAGGGGGCTCCGTGGCGTTCCGGGAGGATCTCCAGGGGCCCATGCCGCCCGTGCCGCAGGCGTCACCGATGCCCCTGTCCCGTGCGCTGCGCGGGGTCGCGTCCTCGCTCGCGGGCCCGGAGACCTATCAGGGCGCGCCGGACTCCGGCATCGCGGTGGAACAGCGGCGCCTGTTCGAGGCGACCGGCATGCACGCCGCCGTCGTGGTCCCCCTCCGCAGCCTGCACGACGTGCTGGGTGCCCTCACCCTCGGCCGTGCCGACCAGCCCGAGCGGTTCACCGCGGCCGACATCGCCCTGCTGGAGGACATCGCCCGACGGGCGAGCCTGGCGCTGGAGAACGCCCGCCTCTACCAGCGCCAGCGCAAGGTCGCCGAGACCATGCAGCGCCATCTGCTGCCGAAGCTCCCGCGCACCCCGGGCCGCAGCATGACCGCCCGGTACCTGCCGGCGCCGGACGCGTCGGAGGTCGGGGGCGACTGGTACGACGCGTTCACCCTGCTGGACGGCGCCACCGCGCTGGCCATCGGTGACGTCGTCGGCCATGACCTGGACGCGGCGGCCGGGATGGCCCAGCTGCGCAACATGCTGCGGGCGTACGCGCTGTCCCAGCAGAGACCGCCGAGCAAGATCGTGGAGTGGCTCGACCATGCGACGCTGGACGTCGCGGAGGTCTCCATGGCCACGCTGGTCTTCGCGCGCATGAGCGAGGACGGCGCCGGGCGGTGCGAGCTGTCCTGGACCAACGCGGGCCATCCCCCGCCGCTGCTGGTCACCAAGGACGGTGCGGCCCGCTATCTGACCGACGGGCACGGGATCCTGCTGGGTGTCACACCCGAGCAGGTCCGTCCCGACGCGACGGCGGAACTGCCGCCGGGGGCGACCCTGCTCCTCTACACCGACGGCCTGATCGAGTCCCCGGGCCGCGTCCTGGACGAGGGCCTGGAGCGGCTGCGACGTCATGCCGCGTCCCTGGCCCATCGCC
- a CDS encoding SDR family oxidoreductase — translation MSTPTPLPAGKVAVVTGGGRGIGKMITRGLLEAGATVYVSSRKEADLKSTVEELSPLGDIHAVPADLATAHGVQTLASYVGERESRVHALFNNAGATWGASLEEFPESAWDRVLSVNVKGVFALTQALLPLLKAASTPDDPARVVNTGSIDGLRAPAPGFNNFSYSASKAAVHMLTQQLAGALAPEILVNAVAPGLFESKMTAGILSIGADTIAGQIPLKRIGRPADMAGIAVFLMSPASSYITGAVIPVDGGINATR, via the coding sequence ATGAGCACCCCCACCCCCTTGCCGGCCGGCAAGGTTGCCGTCGTCACCGGCGGCGGCCGCGGCATCGGCAAGATGATCACCCGAGGACTCCTCGAAGCAGGCGCCACGGTGTATGTCTCCAGCCGCAAGGAAGCAGACCTGAAGTCGACCGTGGAGGAGCTGAGCCCGCTCGGCGACATCCACGCGGTGCCGGCCGACCTCGCCACTGCCCACGGTGTGCAGACCCTGGCCTCCTACGTCGGCGAACGCGAGAGCCGGGTGCACGCCCTGTTCAACAACGCCGGCGCCACCTGGGGCGCGTCTTTGGAGGAGTTTCCCGAGTCGGCGTGGGACCGGGTGCTGTCGGTGAACGTCAAGGGTGTCTTCGCTCTCACCCAGGCCCTGCTGCCGCTGCTGAAAGCGGCCTCGACGCCCGACGATCCAGCCCGGGTCGTCAACACCGGCAGCATCGACGGCCTGCGCGCCCCCGCCCCGGGCTTCAACAACTTCTCCTACAGCGCCAGCAAGGCCGCCGTGCACATGCTCACTCAGCAGCTGGCCGGAGCCCTCGCCCCCGAGATCCTCGTCAACGCCGTCGCCCCCGGCCTGTTCGAATCGAAGATGACGGCCGGCATTCTCAGCATAGGCGCGGACACCATAGCCGGACAGATCCCCCTCAAGCGCATCGGACGTCCCGCCGACATGGCAGGCATCGCCGTCTTCCTCATGAGCCCCGCCAGCAGCTACATCACCGGAGCCGTGATCCCCGTCGACGGCGGAATCAACGCCACCCGCTGA
- a CDS encoding muconolactone Delta-isomerase family protein: protein MKEYLVELTTTVPAGTDPGEVDRRRADESARARELAAQGHLFRLWRPVGELRSIGVWRADDEAQLREQVLASLPLWPWMTAVVTPLQSHPNDPGRTD from the coding sequence ATGAAGGAGTACCTGGTCGAGCTGACCACCACCGTGCCCGCGGGCACCGACCCGGGGGAGGTCGACAGGCGCCGCGCGGACGAGTCGGCGAGAGCCCGCGAACTCGCCGCCCAGGGGCACCTGTTCCGGCTCTGGCGTCCGGTGGGGGAGCTGCGCAGCATCGGGGTGTGGCGTGCCGACGACGAGGCGCAGTTGCGCGAGCAGGTCCTCGCGAGCCTGCCCCTGTGGCCCTGGATGACCGCGGTGGTCACGCCGCTGCAGTCACACCCCAACGACCCCGGCCGCACGGACTGA
- a CDS encoding CGNR zinc finger domain-containing protein, with amino-acid sequence MNHEHAFVCGNPALDFAATLRARRTARFEMFTTPDRLDAWFVESGLVDSVVPGDEADVERAKAVREAIYRLVTARRDERDYDEPALGLVNDAARRPPATPQLTRDGRRTEATVEQALSMVARLAVELLSGPDVPLLKECGNPECTRVYVDRSRGTRRQWCGMESCGNKFKAAAYRARKKGASAAARH; translated from the coding sequence GTGAACCACGAGCACGCCTTCGTCTGCGGGAACCCGGCCCTCGACTTCGCCGCGACCTTGCGCGCGCGGCGTACGGCGCGCTTCGAGATGTTCACGACGCCGGACCGGCTCGACGCCTGGTTCGTCGAATCCGGGCTCGTCGACAGCGTCGTACCCGGCGACGAGGCAGACGTGGAACGGGCGAAGGCGGTGCGGGAGGCGATCTACCGACTCGTCACGGCCCGCCGGGACGAGCGGGACTACGACGAGCCCGCGCTCGGCCTGGTGAACGACGCGGCACGCAGACCCCCGGCGACTCCGCAGCTGACCCGGGACGGACGCCGGACCGAGGCGACCGTGGAACAGGCGCTCTCCATGGTCGCCAGACTCGCCGTCGAGCTGCTCAGCGGTCCGGACGTGCCCTTGCTGAAGGAGTGCGGGAACCCCGAGTGCACCCGCGTCTACGTCGACCGCTCCCGGGGCACGCGCCGCCAGTGGTGCGGCATGGAGTCCTGCGGCAACAAGTTCAAGGCCGCCGCGTACCGCGCACGGAAGAAGGGCGCTTCGGCGGCGGCCCGCCACTGA